A segment of the Bacteroides acidifaciens genome:
GCCTGATAAAGGACGGTAATTATGATCTTGTCAAAGTGCTGTATGAAAGTGGCGCCAATATGGGCGAGATTGACCCTTATACTTCTTATAAATCGGTATTTACCACTTCACAGAATAAGGAAATGATTTTCTCTTACCTCGAAGACGGCGGTACTATTGACAAGCGTCTTGCTCCTAACAGCAACGGTGGCTGGGGGGGAGGCTACAATCCGACTCAGGAAATCGTAGATGCGTATGCAATGTCGGAAACCGGGCGTTTCCCGATTACAGGGTATGCGGACGAAGACCGTACTACACCGATTATTGATCCGGAAGCGGGGTATAAGGAAGTCGGATATTCTCAGTTTACGAATCCCTGCGAGAACAAGGAGAGGAAGACTTATAATATGTTTGTGGGACGTGAACCTCGTTTTTATGTGTCGATAGTGTATGGCGGTATGTCTTGGTTTATTCCAAAGAAAGCGGGTGAAAGAATTTATCTGGAGATGTATAAAAACGGCAATAATGGGCCGGATGCTTCTCACAACCATTTTACAACGGGATATAATATGGCAAAACTGGCTATGCCGGAATATGAAGCCAGTCCTACGAAGAATGTGAAACGGGAATTACCTTATATCCGTTACGCTGAAATTCTGCTGAACTATGTGGAGGCTGCTATCGAGGTAGGTGACTTGAAAGACCCGAATCTGCTGACATATTGGAATGCGGTGCGCAACCGTGCAGGATTGAAGAATATAGAAGCAGCTTATCCTGAGGCTATGGAAGACCAGGATAAATTAAGGGATCTGATTCATCGTGAGCGTCGTGTGGAATTTGCGTTCGAGGGTATCAACTTCTATGACTGCCGCCGTTGGCTGACAGCGGAAGCGACAGAAAAGGGAAATATTCATGGCATGAATATCCAGGCTACCGGTACTCCTGGTAAGGAAGAGTATCCGGATGCCTTCTTCCAGCGTACAGTCATAGAGAAACGTGTATTTACACCGAGTTTCTATCTGTTCCCGATTCCGCAGAGTGCGATTAACAAGAACCAAGATTTAGTACAGAACTATAAATGGTAAGAAAGAAGATGATAACGATGAAAAAATATATAAGCTTTTTGTTTGCAGCTCTTTTATTGGGAACTTCCTGTACCGATACCAGAACTGACTACATGATGGGGGATACCGCTTATTTCCCGAAAAGTGATTTGCAGAAAGAGACCTTGTACGTGATGAATGCCAATGACCATGTATATGATATATGGATTCATAAAGCAGGCTATTATCAGAACAAGTTTGCGGGAAAAGTGGAACTGGACTATAATTATCTGGTTCAATATAACACGGAAAACGGTACGGACTATGAAATGCTGGATCAGAAATATTACTCCTTTGACCGCAACTTTGTTATCGAGGCAGGGACGGATGAAGTGGCAGTGCCGTTGAGCTTGAAAATAGAGCAGCTTCTTCAGGATGAAGGATATGGGGTTTATTACGTTCCCCTGTCCGTAAGCAGCCTGACGCCGGAAGAAGATGTCTATGTGGATAAATCTCATTTTATTTTGGTGCTGGATATAAGAAAGCCGGTATTGGTGATTGACGGCACGGAAGGGGAACAAAGAGGAAATGTATTCCTGGACTTGTCCAAGGCGACTACTGAACGTCAGATTGATATTACAGCCAAACTGGATATTAACACGATGGAGGAATTAGTGGTTACTTATGGTTATGATAAGGATGCAGACAACCTGCTTACGGAAGAGGAGAAGTCTCATTTGCTGACTGCCGGATTTACGTATGCGCCAAGCGTGAAGATTCCTGTCGGTGAGAAGTATGCGGAAAATTACCTGACCCTGAAACCTGCGGAAATGCGGGACGGCAAATGGATACTTCCGGTACGTGTGGGAACGACAAATGACAAGGTCGGTTCTGATGGGAACGAAAACTGGCTGAAGCTGACTGTTATCAAAGGCTCTTTGGACAGTAAAGTTATTTTGGAAGGAGAATATGTGCAGGGTGGCGATATTATCCTTGCTTCGGACGACATACCGTCTGATAAAGAGATTGCTGATGTAAGTGCGATTGGAGATTTATCATATTCTGTTCAGGACAAGTATGGTGATAATCCGGACTGGCTGCAAGTGAACCGTGCAAACGGTAAAATCTGTATTACTGTAACCGGCAAAAACACTTCCACATGGCAAGAGCGTGTTGCTACGATTAAGCTTGTTGATGAGGAGACTTGGCTTGAAAAAGAGATTGTTGTCAGACAAGGTATGGAAGGTTGTGGAATCATCTTGAATAAATCCCTGTGGAGCGTAGTAGGTTACAGCGATCATGTTTCAGGCAAAGAATCTGTCTTGGGCAGGCTGTTTGATAATTTCTGGCCGACAAGTAAGGCAGAGGTAGGTTCCGGAAGCACGTTGTCATACATAGAAATCGGCAGTAAAGGCTCGGAAGATGATCCTGTACAGATTGTATTTGATTTGGGTGAGAACCCTCACGCGTATAATTCGGTCGGATTAGTGCCACGCCTGCAATGGGTGGGCAATTCTCCCAAGTATATGAAGATAGAGGTCAGTGATGCCGTACTGACACGTAGTGAGGATATTACAGACTGGACTCTTGTAGGTAGTGCGAAAAGAGACGCATTTACGAAAAGTGAGCTGGATGCCCATGATGCCGGTAACTGGAATGACTGGTACACTATCAAACAGTTTATTAAATGGCATAACCTTGGCGAGAATATGAATCATCGGTATATACGTTTGTCTTTCTGGGATTCATGGTATAGTACACATTGCTTCGATGAAATCTTTGTCTCTGAGAAATAATGGAATATAAAAACGATTAAAATAAAATATTTATGAGAAACATATTTTTATTACTATCGTGTCTGCTTTGTTTGCAGGCTTGTAATGATGAGAAAGAGGTGGACTGGACACCCGATGCGCTGACTGTATCTTGCAACGAAACTTTGGAAGAGGCAGGAGACGGACATTGGAAAGTGACTCTCCCTACTGAATATAAAGGTTCCGTGAAGTTGGAAATCCAGACTGATAAGGTTTGGGGAGTGGAGGTTTCTTATATGACGACTGAGGACGAAGAATGGATAACTCCTTCGGCAGAAGGGGGCAATGGCTCTGCTTCGTTGTCATTGGCTATTGCTGATAATAAGACAGCTAAAGACCGCAAGGCTTCTGTAGTGATTTCCACCAAAGGAGAGATTCCGGTGAAGAAAACAATCACGGTGGTTCAGGGAAATGTGGAGGAACTCTTGATTGTCGGTACGATTGATGAGGTAGGTTTCCCGGATGATGTCTTTGTTACAAAAAAGTCCGACGGCTCTTTTGATGTGACATTGCCTAAAGATTTTACGGAAGAAGGCGAGCGACAACTCAATATCTTGACTTATCAGGGAACGGCTACTCCAAGCATAGATATCACTTATCCTGATGAAGAAGTTGTAGATTGGGTTGTATTTACGGAGACTTCGGTAGCACCGTCGTCGGAATCTGGAGTTAAAACTCTGGCTTTGACAATCAAAGAAAATACAGGGAATATCTACCGTGAAGCATTGGTTAATTTTACTGCTACTGCCGGAGATATAACATCCGGAAAGAGTGTTAAAATT
Coding sequences within it:
- a CDS encoding DUF1735 domain-containing protein, whose amino-acid sequence is MKKYISFLFAALLLGTSCTDTRTDYMMGDTAYFPKSDLQKETLYVMNANDHVYDIWIHKAGYYQNKFAGKVELDYNYLVQYNTENGTDYEMLDQKYYSFDRNFVIEAGTDEVAVPLSLKIEQLLQDEGYGVYYVPLSVSSLTPEEDVYVDKSHFILVLDIRKPVLVIDGTEGEQRGNVFLDLSKATTERQIDITAKLDINTMEELVVTYGYDKDADNLLTEEEKSHLLTAGFTYAPSVKIPVGEKYAENYLTLKPAEMRDGKWILPVRVGTTNDKVGSDGNENWLKLTVIKGSLDSKVILEGEYVQGGDIILASDDIPSDKEIADVSAIGDLSYSVQDKYGDNPDWLQVNRANGKICITVTGKNTSTWQERVATIKLVDEETWLEKEIVVRQGMEGCGIILNKSLWSVVGYSDHVSGKESVLGRLFDNFWPTSKAEVGSGSTLSYIEIGSKGSEDDPVQIVFDLGENPHAYNSVGLVPRLQWVGNSPKYMKIEVSDAVLTRSEDITDWTLVGSAKRDAFTKSELDAHDAGNWNDWYTIKQFIKWHNLGENMNHRYIRLSFWDSWYSTHCFDEIFVSEK
- a CDS encoding RagB/SusD family nutrient uptake outer membrane protein — its product is MLIMKSNYMKRIMFAAVAALTMSSCDSFLDTSPEDLRSPDQIYETYSSTQNAMFGVYSYIRDTYPFGMPDTYSTSDVDVAYTNVHTFDMGVWSASSAQYDKWYTFYKAIREATYFLQNVDKCPDPRLTYDTREQWKAEVRCVRAYYYAQLMRMYGPVILLKDEQPDFTGTDMFRARNTWDECVEWITDEFTDLIENSALPLKSEGETYARMNRGIAKAYLARILLQSASPQFNGNPKYANIRNADGTPLFSATYDKNKWELARQAALSLIKDGNYDLVKVLYESGANMGEIDPYTSYKSVFTTSQNKEMIFSYLEDGGTIDKRLAPNSNGGWGGGYNPTQEIVDAYAMSETGRFPITGYADEDRTTPIIDPEAGYKEVGYSQFTNPCENKERKTYNMFVGREPRFYVSIVYGGMSWFIPKKAGERIYLEMYKNGNNGPDASHNHFTTGYNMAKLAMPEYEASPTKNVKRELPYIRYAEILLNYVEAAIEVGDLKDPNLLTYWNAVRNRAGLKNIEAAYPEAMEDQDKLRDLIHRERRVEFAFEGINFYDCRRWLTAEATEKGNIHGMNIQATGTPGKEEYPDAFFQRTVIEKRVFTPSFYLFPIPQSAINKNQDLVQNYKW